From Gossypium raimondii isolate GPD5lz chromosome 11, ASM2569854v1, whole genome shotgun sequence:
aattaaattattttattaattcaattttaatatcgTTAAAATTATAACAACTTTATCGTACTAGAATCtatgatgaaatatatttatttgccTTGTTCTATAAAACTAcaatgattaattattttaatttccacttcaaattcaattatttaattgcaatcaattaaataataattcgaaggaattgatttaatttctaAGTCATCTTATGTTCTTAGCGAGAAAACGCATTCATTGCATATAGTGATGCATGCACtctatttctcttaattatcattttcattcattcctTATTGTTAGTTCTACATGCAATCCATTTTGGGTTACGTCGAGCTAGCGGAgagaccgattggacatatacaATCAAtgttcaaataatttgtaattaagttctgATTTGTTGTCTAtcaattacaacattatttaatcatggagtcatTCAActaaagtaccatgattgaactCTCTCCAattatataccattatgaaagcaacttaaTAAATTCTTGTCCAATGACCGTGTCATAAGTATGTTACCCTCATAGAATATCATTAATctctttgagttaaatttggtCACAAAATATGATCCTATCTTTGTTGGATATGGTGTCCTAAGTGTAATATTTTCGTGTAagtatacttgtaattttttcaaacagatttgttaataaaattattcatgaattatattaatactttgtatattgtcctcacatggtttttgcaagaaaaataaaatagaagcaaatgttgctcactaattgtctaatgtttaactaatattaagcggtattacgtggtcgaatTGTAATACGAAAAAAACAACTTACATTAGTTGATGAACTACAATAACCCATTTTTTATGGTGTcgaaaacaatgattttgggaCCACTATTCTGACAAGTGAGTTagcatttaaaaatttatttaatgtttacgaGTATTTATTGgagttgtattaaaatttggttaagaaattttaacaattaaatagttaattaggtaaaaaggactaTATTGAAAAGTATGCAAAAGTTgatttctattagttaaaaaggtcaaatggctatgaaatctCAAGCTAAAGGATTTAGATGGTAGTTATACCATACATGTTGATAGTGGACAATTACGGGCatgtttatgttaattattaagttataacataagggtaaaatagtaaataattaaataaatgacttAAAGAAAATCATCTTCTCCAATTTTGCTTTGCTTAAATCGAAAATCATTGTAGAGGATAGGGAGCTTTCGGATATGGTGTTTTGTTCATGCATTGTAAGTTTTTGagtcctttttttttgtaatttttatgtttttgagctcgtattagcttaatctaactaagtcagggttaatttgtaaaatttttaaaattctaggGATTTCCATGAATGTGTTTGACTTTTgatatagattattaaaattggtagttaaatataagtattttgttacgtgattttttatgattttgtgtTTAAGGACCTAttgagaaaatagtaaaattcaatgATAATAGTGTGAAATGGTGGAAAATATGGGCCGTAATGAACCCCTAGGAAATTCGGCTAgaaaggtttttcttttaaaaaaatggtgaatttgcaagtttcggatttagagactaaattgcacaaaagttaaaatgttaggagTAATTTCGTAAATTCACAATAAAATGGGTTATAggcttgaattaattatttgaatgaaaatattatttagatcaagaaacgaaccaACCACTTGAATCGAGTAAAGGCTAAGGTTTCAGATTAGTCATCAGCTTTACTTTTGCAACCAAGAAATTTTGCCATTCACATAAGAAACTAAAATTTGgttatactaaaatttttaacaagttTTCTTAGAAGTTTTGTTATTCCATTAGAAATTTTGTCAAGAAATTATTTTGTTGACATgagaaaccaaaattttattatatatctaataattacgtttaaaattttgatattcaCTTAGAAATTTTGCTATTGCCATGAGAAGCCAAGACTTTTAACGGTTTTGCTTAGAAGCTTTTACTCGTTAaaagtttttgttattttgttagaAATTTTGTTGTTGACATGAGAAACCAAAATTTTGTTATGTATCCATCAAGACCTAAGGTTTTGTTCCCATGCATCTCAAAGATGGCATATTGTATTTCCTCTAATAGGTGACTTGAACAACTACCATCTTGTGTGTGTCAACTGATACAAAAACCTGCAAGAACTCCTTCAGAAAGCTatcacaaaatattaaattcctCAAGTAACTTTCAACTTAAAGAATAGCTAGCTCATAGGATTACCATTTACCATTTGTATCCAAGAAGCTTTCCCAACCTTCATAATGTTGGGAGTTCAATGCagaaattaaagaatttaaacTGTTTGAGTGGAGAATGTTCCTTAGTCTTTAGTTTGAGCAAACTTGGACCACGATCTGACATTCTTGGAGAAACAAATTCCCTTTATGTCCTTTTGTAACTCCAAGCATATGAATGGGTGATCTATGAGATCTAATTTGGCCAAGCAAGTAACTTGTGAACCATTATACTCAGCATTCTCAGTTGGATTACAAACGATGTTAAAATCACTAGCTATAACCCAAGCATCACCTCTGATGTGAGTAGAGACTCTTGGCAAACTCTCCCAAAGTTGTCTCCTATCAATATGCCTATTACTTCCGTAAATGGCAGACATATAGCATTTTCTTCCTCTTAAGTAACCATATGATCTGATGCCTCAATCAACTAAATCTGCAATTTACCTCTCCAAAGAATCCAAACTATGTAATCATTGCAGACATCGACTTAATTATCTACAAGTATCTGAGCATTGTGATGCTTTATTCTAGTTTCTAGCGAACAAACTATATCCATCTTCAAATTGCATATCCTATTAACAAACCTATTTTGTTTATTAGGATCATTAAGGCCACTCTTGTTCTAAAATGACAATTCATAAAGAAAGAGATGAAGAAGAATTACCAGCTACACCGATTAAGCTATTTGTTGTACACCTTTTAACCTGCCTATTATTCCTCCGAACTATTTGTCCCCTTTATTTTGGTCTCAAATGATTCGTCAAACCAAATCACTGTATTCACCACAAGTTTATTGGGCTTTGGTTCAATCTCGCCTTCAACTGTCTTGTGTAACACTTCAAATCTTTTATCCTGAAAGCACCTTCTTCAGATGGGAAACAATTATTTCTATTTACCTACACTTGTGTTGTTTGCATACTAGAACTGGATCCCTCATGTGATTGGTCTTGCATCAATTGCTCCCTCATAACTTCAACAATTTGTTTAACAGCCTCAACTTCTTGCACTATCTCCTTAAAATTAAGTTCCTCATGTAAGCTGCACTGCACTGCACTGCACTACCGACTTAGGCATCCATTTCCCTATAACTATCAGCTCCTGGTGGCGTTCTTTCTCGAAGTGTCTAAAGATTTGACAATGAAGGCATTTAGGTGGCGCCCAAGTAAGTTCAATTGTGACCTCCACATTTATTCTCTCTCAATACAACTTTAACTATTTTGGGAATTTCAGCTATAATCACAATTTCGACACATATTTTTGTAGTATAAAAGCTTATGCTGTGTCGTGTCAACCAAGCCTTTGGTTCAGCGGAAAAATATTAGGTTCAGAGTTCAAAGATGAAGAACCCAATTCTCTCCCATTgtcaaacaaaaattaaaaaagggaCTAGATTGAGTAAAGAGTTTCAAAGGAATGTACCATGTATAAGGGACTAAGGCTTTTCTACATGTCAAACTTCAAAGACTGGAGTCCTGTCTGCCATTTCATACACTAACCATTCTGCCACCCAGTTTCGAACCTTTCGATTcgagaattgaaccaagaaCAAATTAGAGCctacaattttaatttgaacCGATCCTTCATCGCTCCCAAGAAGAGATTTGCAGTTCTAAAATATTAGCTAAAATTTCGTGGACCCACATTAATTTTCTACCATTGACTTTTACCTTCCTCCAAAGCCGCCTGTGGGTATGACTTAACCACGAGCTTATCGTTTTTAATTTCTCCGTTTGGGGAAAGAACGGTAAAGATTAGGTTGTGTTACTCTAAAAAAGCTATCTCCAATCTGTTGAAGATTGAACCTCACCTCGTCGATGGTTCCTTTCGGATCATTCAGCTCTTCCAGCCTAAGTTGAAAACTGAAAAATCCAGTTcattggtcaaatttgcatcgATCTCGATGCCCTTATGATGCTTCACCATTAAAACTCGAGAATTACCGAACATCATCTCGAAAGTTTCTCTCAATCTACCCCAAATCAGCTCTCAATGGAGACAAAATGGGAAAGAGTAATCACAAGAACAAGCAAAGAACCTTAGAAATTTgcagaaagaaaagaaaacaagaacgAATTAGCAAGAACCCCAACTAACTTAAGAGAATCATTCCAATTTAACTACACAAGAACAACTCttataaataagaaaagtaTATTTAAGTCTCGAGCTCATGATACTTATCGATTGTAGCCCTCCAATGAGTCAAGGAGGCGTTGCTTGTGACCTAGCAAGGAGGACATGAAGGTCCTAAACTCGAAAGATAATTATACATTCTCAAATAAAGGTTATAGTTGGAGTCAAAGAAAACCCATGAGAAAAGCTTCAATTTCCTTCATTGCCAAAAGCTTCAACTTCAGCACTTGAAGTTTAGCCTCAGCCTGATCAGCTTCTACTTTAGCTGCCATTAGGGACTCAGCCGAGTCCCTCATCTCCGCTTTCATCTTTTCCAGTTCGGTTTCCATCCGCTTAAGCCGGCGCCTGAGGTGGTGCTGCCGCAGCTTCTTTCCAGCAACTCTGCTGCTTCTTCCTTTCGTTTGCAAACggtaatcaaattaataaaattaaatgagagAAAGAAGAAACTAATCATTGGTTAAatggtttttttaatattagaaaaaaaatcaaagacgaattaattgaaattatctCTTACAACATATATCTTTTAGATGAAACAAttataggaaaaaaaattctagCAGACCCAAAAAAACAAGTAGAAAAGTTCTAAAAAAATCCAATCagaatttaaacttaaaatttatttttcaaaaaaaaaaaatcaattgaacttaTTAAATTTCATCAACAATATTTTTAAGACTGTTAATATTGGATGAAAGAAATTAGTCTTACCGAGGCCGGAGATTTCCctgcttgaaaattgaatcttcttgttcttgttcttcttcttcctgCCTTGTTTCCCATATGACCTGAAAAAACATATAGAAAATACATGgactttattttcttcatttgatttctGGGAAAAAGTAGCAGTTTTTGTTTGGCTTGTTACTATTATATCTTTGTCCTTGATCTTAACTCATAGGTTGACTTGTCAACATAAAAcaaccaaataaaaaacaaagcgAAGGTTAGGTTGGTACGTAGTTTTTCACTATCGAGTATATACCAACCTTCGAGTTTCCcttatcaatttcatcattACTTTGGATGATTTTGCACGATGTTTCCGTTTCTGAAGaaagaataaacaaaaatatgatcAGCTCATGACGATCCGTAAGAAACAAATATACAATGACTAAAGAaactgaaaatatatatatatacccttTGCTCGACGTTATGGAAAGCTGCAGTGGCTCTTGTCATTTCTCTCTCAGTATTGCCAATTTTGTACCACCCAGCATTCCTATCATTGGCTGGTTTCGCTTTTTATAAGTGTTGGGTTGGTTTGGATAGGTTCGggtgaaaatatattatattatttaatcaataccataatgttaaaatatgttataagtaCACTTTTTATCTATTATGaatttttgcttttatattttcatttttaagaatttagttttttttttaattttaaaatttagattcaattattaaaatcattaaattttttattaaatttattagtgtaacattttgaaatccaaaatacctatttgatAATTACGTAACAAAAAATGACGTAATggacataaatttaataatagaatttttacAGATTAGCAATTacacttaaatttaaattttaaaatagaaagactatttaaattttacgtaaAGGTTTACTTGTTGGGTAAATGTATGAACACTTATTTTTGAAACCCTATCTTACCATCTTGTAATCTAGTGATTAGATGGAAACTATATATAGGCAGctatgttaaaattaatatggatGGAGCTATTCGAGtgattggaaaaaaaaagaatgaatcGATTACATAGTTCATGATGATGAGAAATTTCTGATTGGTGGAGTTGCATTTGAGATTGATAAGGTTAGTAATGTTggtttatttaaagaaaaatgatataattgCTTCACTTACTTTAAACTGGATTGCgaaatattaaatgttatagtGAAGAGTGATGTTGTGGGTGTGGtgtcaaaattgaaaattggggTAGGATATTTCGACTATGGGTTTTGTTATAAACTAAAAAGCTCTTATGTCGCAAAAAGGAGAGTGTTCGTACTTAAGagcaaaaaaaattgatattctAGGAATGGATGATAATGGAGATAGTAGCATAGGAACAAGTGAGGTCAAAGTTACTTGGGTGAATTACACAAGCTAGGGGCCCTTGAGGTGGTGGTAGGGAGACTGTATAGGTGGCTTATGGGCTTCCTCAACTTCTTCATCTTATCTCAACCTTGGTGAGGTGAAACGTTAGAGTTAGTAGAAGTAAGTGCTATGGAGGCTTTAGAAGGTCGATGTATCAACATCAATGTGGAAGGAGTAGGACCTGATAAGGTTTAAGGACTCCTCAAATTCCTCTAACTTCTTGGAAGAGAGAATTATCGGTACTTGGGATATCTAATAAGGAATACCTAGAAAGTGCAGGAAAGACGAGTGGGAATCTGTGATGCAAACTCTTTGGACTCCTTTAAGACGGAGGGACCTAAACGCCTTTACTTGAAGTTTTGAGGTGGAGAAAAACTACAAGTGATTAAGAGAACTTGCAAGACCTAGGCCCAAGGTTAGACATTTAAAGGCATTGGGGAGCCCAAAGAGGCCTAATCCAAGAGTTACATAATAACTTGGTTGGATGGCTCGAACTCCTCTAACTCTTTGGACTCCTGCTGGAGTGCGAAAGTCTTGTTGCTATACTTCTGAGGTTACTTTGACATAGAACTCAAGGTACTTAATCTTGTGGTTTGGGCGAAGATATTAGAGCTAGCAAACTCCTCAAACTTCTTAAATCTATAAGAGGGAAATATTATTAGTGTGCGCTAGATATTTTACATCTAAACACACTCTAACACTCACGTCAAACATGTGaccaaaatttgaagaaaaattttagagagAGTAGAGAAAAACCTTTTGATTAGGAAACTTATGGGATGATTACAAATGGAAAGTAAATTGCTACCTATAAGGGTTTTGGTAGCAACTTGAGTGTTAGGTGTTAGGCCCTTATCAGGGACTTCTAGGTGGCATTAGTGAGAGCAAAGAGAACCTTTTAAACTTAAGAGCAAAGTTTCTAAGCTTCTGGCTTGAGTTTTTCCTTTTATAGGCTACATGATGTACTTTAGGCTAATGTATTAAGCCATTGGTTTCTTATTCCCcagcatgtttatttttaatagaagcaCACCTATTATTTCACCATGCTTGGTTTTCTTATATCAATTAGATTGGAAACAAAATAGCTCATAGTATAGTCAGTTTTTAGATTACTTGTaataatcctttttattttgatgattataATAATCCTCAATTTGTTCATAATTTTCTACTTGATGATGTTATAATTACCATCAATAAGATCATGTGCATGAACTAATTACTCATTTATATAGAGCGACTCATTTTGTAACGCCCTTAACTCGACCCAATTCACTGGGTCCAGATCTCAGGTGTTATCACATAAACCACTTAACAAAGTTTTATGAAAATAGTTAACAAATACCTCTTAACTAAAATCCTTTTCTTATTACTTTAATGAAAAACTCTacactaaaatttaaaggaaagtAAATAGTCAAACATAGTCTTACTAAATGCCAATTTTTCTAAAACGTCCACTATATGCATAGTATCCTCACTTACTGTATCTCTGGCACAATCCTGGTGTAGTCTTTTCTAACGTTTTCACTAACAATAATAcctaaaacataaacacaacTCTAGTAAATTCAAAGGAACTCAGTGAGTTTTAAATACAACATTCCTATTAATTATTCTTGATAAATTCTTTATCTTGAATATTTGGATTTCCTATATATATCATTAGCGGATGCCTTCATACTGGCAGTTATGTACTTTCATACTTATAC
This genomic window contains:
- the LOC105804509 gene encoding uncharacterized protein LOC105804509 — translated: MTRATAAFHNVEQRKRKHRAKSSKVMMKLIRETRRSYGKQGRKKKNKNKKIQFSSREISGLGRSSRVAGKKLRQHHLRRRLKRMETELEKMKAEMRDSAESLMAAKVEADQAEAKLQVLKLKLLAMKEIEAFLMGFL